From Pulveribacter suum, a single genomic window includes:
- the rpoC gene encoding DNA-directed RNA polymerase subunit beta', translated as MKSLLDLFKQFTPDEHFDAIKIGLASPEKIRSWSFGEVKKPETINYRTFKPERDGLFCAKIFGPIKDYECLCGKYKRLKHRGVICEKCGVEVTQTKVRRERMGHIDLAAPCAHIWFLKSLPSRLGLVLDMTLRDIERVLYFEAYVVTDPGMTPLKKFSIMSEDDYDAKRKEYGDEFVAHMGAEGIKELLEGIDLEIEIERLRGDLTGSEVKVKKNAKRLKVLEAFKKSGIKPEWMIMEVLPVLPPDLRPLVPLDGGRFATSDLNDLYRRVINRNSRLRRLLELKAPEIIARNEKRMLQEAVDSLLDNGRRGKAMTGANKRALKSLADMIKGKGGRFRQNLLGKRVDYSGRSVITVGPTLKLHQCGLPKLMALELFKPFIFSRLEAMGIATTIKAAKKEVEAGTPVVWDILEEVIREHPVMLNRAPTLHRLGIQAFEPILIEGKAIQLHPLVCAAFNADFDGDQMAVHVPLSVEAQLEARTLMLASNNVLFPASGEPSIVPSQDVVLGLYHATREKINGKGEGMVFTDILEVQRALDAGEVELATKISVRLPDWSRDKDSGEWQSTIGLVQTTVGRALLSEILPKGLAFSNLNKALKKKEISRLINASFRQCGLKETVVFADKLLQNGFRLATHAGISISVDDMLVPPQKADILARAEKEVKEIEQQYVSGLVTAGERYNKVVDIWGKAGDEVSKVMMAQLAKEKTIDRHGKEVEQESFNSIYMMADSGARGSAAQIRQLAGMRGLMAKPDGSIIETPITANFREGLNVLQYFISTHGARKGLADTALKTANSGYLTRRLVDVTQDLVVTENDCGTSNGSLMRAIVEGGEVVESLRDRVLGRVTAEEVLHPETREVVTTAGTLLDESTLDGMEAAGVDEVKVRTALTCETRYGLCAHCYGRDLGRGGMINLGEAVGVIAAQSIGEPGTQLTMRTFHIGGAASRAAVASSVEAKSNGIIGFNATMRYVSNTRGELVVIARSGEIIIQDEHGRERERHKVPYGATLTVKADQQIKAGTILANWDPLTRPIITEFAGQVRFENVEEGLTVAKQVDEVTGLSTLVVIDPKRRGATKVVRPQVKLIDAGGQEVKIPGTDHSVTIGFPVGSLIQVRDGQDVGPGEVLARIPVEGQKTRDITGGLPRVAELFEARSPKDKGMLAEITGTVSFGKETKGKVRLQITDPDGKVWDELVPKEKNMLVHEGQVVNKGELIVDGPADPQDILRLLGIEELARYIVDEVQDVYRLQGVKINDKHIEVIVRQMLRRVVVENPGESGYIAGEQVERSEILNTNEALQAADKIPATYSNVLLGITKASLSTDSFISAASFQETTRVLTEAAIMGKRDELRGLKENVIVGRLIPAGTGLAYHQARKVKDAMDEAERRAIADAEAAELASAGEVEIGADMDASAAD; from the coding sequence ATGAAATCGCTACTCGACCTGTTCAAGCAATTCACGCCGGACGAGCACTTCGACGCCATCAAGATCGGCCTGGCGTCGCCCGAGAAGATCCGCTCCTGGTCCTTCGGCGAGGTGAAGAAGCCGGAGACGATCAACTACCGCACCTTCAAGCCCGAGCGCGACGGCCTGTTCTGCGCCAAGATCTTCGGCCCGATCAAGGACTACGAGTGCCTGTGCGGCAAGTACAAGCGCCTGAAGCACCGCGGCGTGATCTGCGAAAAATGCGGCGTTGAAGTCACGCAGACCAAGGTGCGCCGCGAGCGCATGGGCCACATCGACCTGGCCGCGCCCTGCGCGCACATCTGGTTCTTGAAGAGCCTGCCCTCGCGCCTGGGCCTGGTGCTGGACATGACGCTGCGCGACATCGAGCGCGTGCTGTACTTCGAGGCCTACGTGGTCACCGACCCGGGCATGACGCCGCTCAAGAAGTTCTCGATCATGAGCGAGGACGACTACGACGCCAAGCGCAAGGAGTACGGCGACGAGTTCGTCGCGCACATGGGCGCCGAGGGCATCAAGGAGCTGCTGGAAGGCATCGACCTGGAGATCGAGATCGAGCGCCTGCGCGGCGACCTGACGGGCTCGGAAGTCAAGGTCAAGAAGAACGCCAAGCGCCTGAAGGTGCTCGAAGCGTTCAAGAAGTCGGGCATCAAGCCCGAGTGGATGATCATGGAAGTGCTGCCCGTGCTGCCCCCGGACCTGCGTCCGCTGGTGCCGCTCGATGGCGGTCGCTTCGCCACGTCCGACCTGAACGACCTGTACCGCCGCGTCATCAACCGCAACTCGCGCCTGCGCCGCCTGCTGGAGCTGAAGGCTCCGGAGATCATCGCGCGCAACGAAAAGCGCATGCTGCAGGAAGCCGTGGACAGCCTGCTGGACAACGGCCGCCGCGGCAAGGCCATGACGGGCGCCAACAAGCGCGCCCTGAAGTCGCTGGCCGACATGATCAAGGGCAAGGGCGGGCGCTTCCGCCAGAACCTCTTGGGCAAGCGCGTGGACTACTCGGGCCGCTCGGTCATCACCGTGGGCCCGACGCTCAAGCTGCACCAGTGCGGCCTGCCCAAGCTGATGGCGCTTGAATTGTTCAAGCCCTTCATCTTCTCGCGCCTGGAGGCGATGGGCATCGCCACGACCATCAAGGCCGCCAAGAAGGAAGTCGAAGCCGGCACGCCGGTGGTGTGGGACATCCTGGAAGAGGTGATCCGCGAGCATCCGGTGATGCTCAACCGCGCGCCCACGCTGCACCGCCTAGGGATCCAGGCGTTCGAGCCCATCCTGATCGAAGGCAAGGCCATCCAGCTGCACCCGCTGGTCTGCGCCGCCTTCAACGCCGACTTCGACGGCGACCAGATGGCCGTGCACGTGCCGCTGTCGGTCGAGGCGCAGCTGGAGGCGCGCACGCTGATGCTGGCCTCCAACAACGTGCTGTTTCCCGCCTCGGGCGAGCCCTCCATCGTGCCCTCGCAGGACGTGGTGCTGGGCCTGTACCACGCCACCCGCGAGAAGATCAACGGCAAGGGCGAAGGCATGGTCTTCACCGACATCCTTGAAGTCCAGCGCGCGCTGGACGCGGGCGAGGTCGAGCTGGCCACCAAGATCAGCGTGCGCCTGCCCGACTGGAGCCGGGACAAGGACAGCGGCGAGTGGCAATCCACCATCGGCCTGGTGCAGACCACCGTGGGCCGCGCCCTGCTGTCGGAGATCCTGCCCAAGGGCCTGGCGTTTTCCAACCTGAACAAGGCGCTCAAGAAGAAGGAAATCTCGCGCCTGATCAACGCCTCCTTCCGCCAATGCGGCCTGAAGGAGACGGTGGTGTTCGCCGACAAGCTGCTGCAAAACGGCTTTCGCCTGGCCACGCACGCCGGCATCTCCATCTCGGTGGATGACATGCTGGTGCCGCCGCAAAAGGCCGACATCCTGGCCCGCGCCGAAAAGGAAGTGAAGGAGATCGAGCAGCAGTACGTCTCGGGCCTGGTCACGGCCGGCGAGCGCTACAACAAGGTGGTGGACATCTGGGGCAAGGCCGGCGACGAAGTCTCCAAGGTCATGATGGCCCAGCTGGCCAAGGAAAAGACCATCGACCGCCACGGCAAGGAAGTGGAGCAGGAGTCGTTCAACTCCATCTACATGATGGCCGACTCGGGCGCGCGGGGTTCCGCCGCCCAGATCCGCCAGCTGGCCGGCATGCGCGGCCTGATGGCCAAGCCCGACGGCTCCATCATCGAGACGCCCATCACGGCCAACTTCCGTGAAGGCCTGAACGTGCTGCAGTACTTCATCTCCACGCACGGGGCCCGCAAGGGCCTGGCCGACACGGCGCTGAAGACGGCCAACTCCGGCTACCTGACGCGCCGCCTGGTGGACGTGACGCAGGACCTGGTGGTGACCGAGAACGACTGCGGCACCAGCAATGGCTCGCTGATGCGCGCCATCGTCGAAGGCGGCGAAGTGGTGGAATCGCTGCGCGACCGCGTGCTGGGCCGCGTGACGGCCGAGGAAGTGCTGCACCCCGAAACGCGCGAGGTGGTGACCACGGCCGGCACGCTGCTGGACGAAAGCACCCTGGACGGCATGGAAGCCGCCGGCGTGGACGAAGTGAAGGTGCGCACTGCCCTGACGTGCGAGACACGCTACGGCCTGTGCGCCCATTGCTATGGCCGCGACCTGGGCCGCGGCGGCATGATCAACCTCGGCGAGGCCGTGGGCGTGATCGCCGCCCAGTCCATCGGCGAGCCCGGCACGCAGCTGACCATGCGTACCTTCCACATCGGTGGTGCGGCGTCGCGTGCGGCGGTGGCCTCCAGCGTGGAAGCCAAGTCCAACGGCATCATCGGCTTCAACGCCACGATGCGCTACGTGAGCAACACCCGCGGCGAGCTGGTGGTGATCGCCCGCTCCGGCGAGATCATCATCCAGGACGAGCACGGCCGCGAGCGCGAGCGCCACAAGGTGCCCTACGGCGCCACGCTGACGGTGAAGGCCGACCAGCAGATCAAGGCCGGCACCATCTTAGCCAACTGGGATCCGCTGACCCGCCCGATCATCACGGAGTTCGCCGGCCAGGTGAGGTTCGAGAACGTCGAGGAAGGCCTGACGGTGGCCAAGCAGGTGGACGAGGTCACGGGCCTGTCCACGCTGGTGGTGATCGACCCCAAGCGCCGCGGCGCCACCAAGGTGGTGCGCCCGCAGGTCAAGCTGATCGACGCCGGCGGCCAGGAGGTGAAGATTCCTGGCACCGACCACTCGGTGACCATCGGCTTCCCCGTGGGTTCGCTGATCCAGGTGCGCGACGGTCAGGACGTGGGCCCCGGCGAGGTGCTGGCCCGCATCCCGGTGGAAGGCCAGAAGACCCGCGACATCACGGGCGGTCTGCCGCGCGTGGCCGAGCTGTTCGAAGCCCGCAGCCCCAAGGACAAGGGCATGCTGGCCGAGATCACCGGCACGGTGTCCTTCGGCAAGGAGACCAAGGGCAAGGTGCGCCTGCAGATCACCGACCCGGATGGCAAGGTCTGGGACGAGCTCGTGCCCAAGGAAAAGAACATGCTGGTCCACGAGGGCCAGGTGGTCAACAAGGGCGAGCTGATCGTGGACGGGCCGGCCGATCCGCAGGACATCCTGCGCCTGCTGGGCATCGAGGAGCTGGCGCGCTACATCGTTGACGAAGTGCAGGACGTCTATCGCCTGCAGGGCGTGAAGATCAACGACAAGCACATCGAGGTGATCGTTCGCCAGATGCTGCGCCGTGTCGTGGTCGAGAACCCGGGCGAGTCCGGCTACATCGCCGGCGAGCAGGTCGAGCGCTCGGAGATCCTCAATACCAACGAAGCGCTGCAGGCTGCGGACAAGATCCCCGCGACCTACTCCAACGTGTTGCTGGGCATCACCAAGGCCTCGCTGTCCACGGACTCCTTCATCTCCGCCGCGTCGTTCCAGGAAACGACCCGCGTGCTCACCGAGGCTGCCATCATGGGCAAGCGCGACGAGCTGCGCGGCCTGAAGGAAAACGTGATCGTCGGCCGCCTCATCCCGGCTGGCACCGGCCTGGCCTACCACCAGGCGCGCAAGGTCAAGGACGCCATGGACGAGGCCGAGCGCCGCGCCATCGCCGACGCCGAAGCCGCCGAGCTGGCCAGTGCCGGTGAAGTGGAAATCGGCGCCGACATGGACGCCAGCGCCGCCGACTGA
- a CDS encoding DUF4390 domain-containing protein — MIFASTFSASWMRSLLYLWLFAMALALAGGMPGSAAAAQQHGEITDMRVERTPEGLLLSAAWRLDLPSLVETALYQGIAMHFVAEAQVLRPRWYWSDRMVARATRYLRLSYQPLTRRWRLVQASSAQDLTGLGMALGQSFDELPEALAAMQRLARWKIAEADELDDERMYEVSFQFRLDTSQLPRPLQFGTLGKPGWAVALARRVELPPAEAAQ, encoded by the coding sequence GTGATCTTCGCTTCGACCTTTTCCGCCTCCTGGATGCGCAGCCTGTTGTACCTTTGGCTGTTCGCCATGGCTCTGGCGCTGGCCGGCGGCATGCCGGGCAGCGCGGCCGCCGCGCAGCAGCACGGGGAAATCACCGATATGCGCGTGGAGCGCACCCCCGAAGGGTTGCTGCTGAGCGCTGCCTGGCGTCTGGATTTGCCGTCGCTGGTGGAAACCGCCCTCTACCAGGGCATCGCCATGCATTTCGTGGCTGAGGCGCAGGTGCTGCGCCCGCGCTGGTACTGGTCGGACCGGATGGTGGCGCGCGCCACACGCTACCTGCGCCTGAGCTATCAGCCGCTCACGCGGCGCTGGCGGCTGGTGCAGGCCTCGTCCGCGCAGGATCTGACGGGCCTGGGCATGGCCCTGGGCCAGAGCTTTGACGAGCTGCCCGAAGCCCTGGCCGCCATGCAGCGGCTGGCACGGTGGAAGATCGCCGAGGCCGATGAGCTGGACGACGAGCGGATGTATGAAGTGAGTTTTCAGTTCCGGCTGGATACCTCTCAGTTGCCGCGTCCGCTGCAGTTCGGCACCCTGGGCAAGCCGGGCTGGGCGGTGGCGCTGGCACGGCGTGTGGAACTCCCCCCCGCAGAGGCGGCCCAGTGA
- the rpoB gene encoding DNA-directed RNA polymerase subunit beta has product MASTSTYSFTERKRIRKSFGRRDSVLKVPYLLQMQRDAYTAFLQANAPAQKRANEGLQAAFNSAFPIVSHNGFVEMKFVEYNLARPAFDVRECQTRGLTFSSAVRARVQLIIYDRESSTSQSKVVKEVKEQEVYMGEVPLMTDKGSFIINGTERVIVSQLHRSPGVFFEHDKGKTHSSGKLLFSARIIPYRGSWLDFEFDPKDILYFRVDRRRKMPVTILLKAIGLTPESILANFFINDNMRLMDSGAQMEFVADRLKGEVARFDITDKSGKVIVAKDKRITARHTRELEQSGTTHVSVPEDFLIGRVVSRNIVDSDTGEILAKANEELTEALLKKLRTAGVQDLQVIYTNELDQGAYISQTLRIDETVDEFAARVAIYRMMRPGEPPTEDAVQALFQRLFYNPDTYDLSRVGRMKFNAKVGRDESTGPMVLSNEDILAVVKILVDLRNGKGEVDDIDHLGNRRVRCVGELAENQYRTGLARIEKAVKERLGQAENDPLMPHDLINSKPISAALKEFFGASQLSQFMDQTNPLAEITHKRRVSALGPGGLTRERAGFEVRDVHVTHYGRVCPIETPEGPNIGLINSLALYAQLNEYGFIETPYRRVVDGKVTDQIDYLSAIEEGKYIIAQANATLDDSGRLTGDLVSAREQGESTLVSADRVQYMDVSPAQIVSVAASLVPFLEHDDANRALMGANMSRQAVPVLRPEKPMVGTGIERVAAVDSGTVVTATRGGVVDHVDATRIVIRVNDTEAVAGEVGVDIYNLIKYQRSNQNTNIHQRPIVQRGDVLAKGDVIADGASTDLGEIAIGQNMLIAFMPWNGYNFEDSILISERVVAEDRYTSIHIEELVVMARDTKLGAEEITRDIPNLSEQQLGRLDESGIIYVGAEVQPGDVLVGKVTPKGETTLTPEEKLLRAIFGEKASDVKDTSLRVDQGSQGTVIDVQVFTREGIQRDKRAQQIIDDELKRFRLDLNDQLRIVEADAYDRIEKLLAGKKANGGPQKLPKGATIDKDYLGSVEKFHWFDIRPADEAVAAQLESMKNAMEQTRHSFDLAFEEKRKKLTQGDELPAGVLKMVKVYLAVKRRLQPGDKMAGRHGNKGVVSKIVPVEDMPYMADGTPVDIVLNPLGVPSRMNIGQVLEVHLGWAGKGLGQRIGDMLQRQAKVAELRKFLEQVYNTRGHKEDFSLLSDDEVLSMARELTTGVPFASPVFDGASEAEIKEMLQLAYPEEVASAKGLTDPRTQAFLNDGRTGERFERPTTIGYMHYLKLHHLVDDKMHARSTGPYSLVTQQPLGGKAQFGGQRFGEMEVWALEAYGAAYVLQEMLTVKSDDVQGRTKVYESIVKGEHAIEAGMPESFNVLVKEIRSLGLDMELERS; this is encoded by the coding sequence ATGGCCTCAACATCCACGTACAGCTTCACCGAACGCAAGCGCATCCGCAAGAGCTTCGGCCGCCGCGACAGCGTGCTCAAGGTGCCCTATCTGCTGCAAATGCAGCGCGATGCCTACACCGCCTTCCTGCAGGCCAATGCGCCCGCCCAAAAGCGGGCCAATGAAGGGCTGCAGGCAGCCTTCAACTCGGCTTTTCCCATCGTCTCGCACAACGGCTTCGTGGAAATGAAGTTCGTCGAGTACAACCTGGCCCGCCCGGCGTTCGACGTGCGCGAGTGCCAGACGCGCGGCCTGACGTTCTCGTCGGCCGTGCGCGCGCGCGTGCAGTTGATCATCTACGACCGCGAGTCCTCGACGTCGCAGTCCAAGGTGGTCAAGGAGGTGAAGGAGCAGGAGGTTTACATGGGCGAAGTGCCTCTGATGACCGACAAGGGCTCATTCATCATCAACGGCACCGAGCGCGTGATCGTCAGCCAGCTGCACCGCTCGCCCGGCGTGTTCTTCGAGCACGACAAGGGCAAGACGCACAGTTCGGGCAAGCTGCTGTTTTCCGCACGCATCATTCCCTACCGTGGCTCCTGGCTGGACTTCGAATTCGACCCGAAGGACATCCTGTACTTCCGCGTGGACCGTCGGCGCAAGATGCCGGTGACCATCCTGCTGAAGGCCATCGGCCTGACGCCCGAATCCATCCTGGCGAACTTCTTCATCAACGACAACATGCGTCTGATGGACAGCGGTGCGCAGATGGAGTTCGTCGCCGATCGCCTCAAGGGCGAGGTGGCGCGCTTTGACATCACCGACAAGTCGGGCAAGGTCATCGTCGCTAAGGACAAGCGCATCACTGCCCGCCACACGCGCGAGCTGGAGCAGTCGGGTACCACGCACGTGAGCGTGCCCGAGGACTTCCTGATCGGCCGCGTGGTCTCGCGCAACATCGTGGACTCCGACACCGGCGAGATCTTGGCCAAGGCCAACGAGGAGCTGACCGAAGCCCTGCTCAAGAAACTGCGCACGGCCGGCGTGCAGGACCTGCAGGTCATCTATACCAACGAACTCGACCAGGGCGCCTACATCTCGCAGACGCTGCGCATCGACGAGACGGTGGACGAATTTGCCGCCCGCGTGGCCATCTACCGCATGATGCGCCCCGGCGAGCCGCCGACGGAAGACGCCGTGCAAGCCCTGTTCCAGCGGCTGTTCTACAACCCGGACACGTACGACCTGTCGCGCGTGGGCCGCATGAAGTTCAACGCCAAGGTCGGCCGCGACGAATCCACCGGCCCCATGGTGCTGTCCAACGAAGACATCCTGGCCGTGGTCAAGATTCTGGTGGACCTGCGCAATGGCAAGGGCGAAGTCGACGACATCGACCACCTGGGCAACCGCCGCGTGCGCTGCGTGGGCGAGCTGGCCGAGAACCAGTACCGCACGGGCCTGGCACGTATCGAAAAGGCCGTGAAGGAACGCCTCGGCCAGGCCGAGAACGACCCGCTCATGCCGCACGACCTGATCAACTCCAAGCCGATTTCCGCGGCCCTCAAGGAGTTCTTCGGTGCCTCGCAGCTGTCGCAGTTCATGGACCAGACCAATCCGCTGGCCGAGATCACGCACAAGCGCCGCGTCTCGGCCCTCGGCCCGGGCGGCCTGACGCGCGAACGCGCCGGCTTCGAGGTGCGCGACGTGCACGTCACGCACTACGGCCGTGTGTGCCCGATCGAAACGCCGGAAGGCCCGAACATCGGCCTGATCAACTCGCTGGCCCTGTACGCCCAGCTCAACGAATACGGCTTCATCGAGACGCCCTACCGCCGCGTGGTGGACGGCAAGGTGACCGACCAGATCGACTACCTGTCGGCCATCGAAGAGGGCAAGTACATCATCGCCCAGGCCAATGCCACGCTGGATGACTCCGGCCGCCTGACCGGCGACCTGGTCTCGGCGCGCGAGCAGGGCGAGTCGACCCTGGTGTCGGCCGACCGTGTGCAGTACATGGACGTGTCGCCCGCACAGATCGTCTCGGTGGCGGCTTCGCTCGTGCCCTTCCTGGAGCATGACGACGCCAACCGCGCGCTGATGGGTGCCAACATGTCGCGCCAGGCCGTGCCCGTGCTGCGTCCGGAAAAGCCCATGGTGGGCACCGGCATCGAGCGCGTGGCAGCGGTGGACTCCGGCACCGTGGTCACGGCCACCCGTGGCGGTGTGGTGGACCACGTGGACGCGACCCGCATCGTGATCCGCGTGAACGACACCGAGGCAGTGGCCGGCGAAGTGGGCGTGGACATCTACAACCTGATCAAGTACCAGCGCTCCAACCAGAACACCAACATCCACCAGCGCCCCATCGTGCAGCGCGGTGACGTGCTGGCCAAGGGCGACGTGATCGCCGACGGTGCCTCGACCGACCTGGGCGAGATCGCCATCGGGCAGAACATGCTGATCGCGTTCATGCCCTGGAACGGCTACAACTTCGAGGATTCGATCCTGATCAGCGAGCGCGTAGTGGCCGAGGACCGCTACACCAGCATCCACATCGAGGAGCTGGTGGTGATGGCGCGCGACACCAAGCTGGGCGCCGAGGAAATCACCCGCGACATTCCCAACCTGTCCGAGCAGCAGCTGGGCCGGTTGGACGAGTCCGGCATCATCTACGTGGGCGCCGAGGTGCAGCCCGGCGACGTGCTGGTGGGCAAGGTCACGCCCAAGGGCGAGACCACGCTGACGCCTGAGGAGAAGCTGCTGCGCGCCATCTTCGGCGAGAAGGCCTCCGACGTGAAGGACACCTCGCTGCGCGTGGACCAGGGCAGCCAGGGCACCGTGATCGACGTGCAGGTCTTCACTCGCGAGGGCATCCAGCGCGACAAGCGCGCCCAGCAGATCATCGACGACGAGCTCAAGCGCTTCCGCCTGGACCTGAACGACCAGCTGCGCATCGTCGAGGCCGACGCCTATGACCGTATCGAGAAGCTGCTGGCGGGCAAGAAGGCCAATGGCGGCCCGCAAAAGCTGCCCAAGGGCGCAACCATCGACAAGGACTACCTCGGCAGCGTGGAGAAGTTCCACTGGTTCGACATCCGCCCGGCCGACGAGGCCGTGGCGGCGCAGCTCGAGTCCATGAAGAACGCCATGGAGCAGACGCGCCACAGCTTCGACCTGGCGTTTGAAGAAAAGCGCAAGAAGCTCACGCAGGGCGACGAGCTGCCGGCGGGCGTGCTGAAGATGGTCAAGGTGTACCTGGCCGTCAAGCGCCGCCTGCAGCCCGGCGACAAGATGGCCGGCCGCCACGGCAACAAGGGCGTGGTCTCCAAGATCGTGCCTGTCGAGGACATGCCCTACATGGCCGACGGCACGCCGGTGGACATCGTGCTGAACCCGCTGGGCGTGCCGTCGCGCATGAACATCGGGCAGGTGCTGGAGGTCCACCTGGGCTGGGCCGGCAAGGGCCTGGGCCAGCGCATCGGCGACATGCTGCAGCGCCAGGCCAAGGTGGCCGAGCTGCGCAAGTTCCTGGAGCAGGTCTATAACACCCGCGGCCACAAGGAGGACTTCTCGCTGCTGTCCGACGACGAAGTGCTGTCCATGGCGCGCGAGCTGACCACGGGCGTGCCGTTCGCGTCGCCGGTGTTCGACGGCGCCTCGGAAGCGGAGATCAAGGAAATGCTCCAGCTGGCCTACCCCGAAGAGGTGGCCAGCGCCAAGGGCCTGACCGATCCGCGCACCCAGGCCTTCCTGAACGACGGGCGCACCGGCGAACGCTTCGAGCGCCCGACGACCATCGGCTACATGCACTACCTGAAGCTGCACCACTTGGTGGACGACAAGATGCATGCGCGCTCCACCGGCCCGTACTCGCTGGTCACGCAGCAGCCGCTGGGCGGCAAGGCGCAGTTCGGCGGCCAGCGTTTCGGCGAGATGGAAGTGTGGGCGCTGGAAGCCTACGGCGCCGCGTACGTGCTGCAGGAGATGCTGACGGTGAAGTCCGACGACGTGCAGGGCCGTACCAAGGTGTACGAGAGCATCGTCAAGGGCGAACACGCGATCGAGGCAGGCATGCCCGAGTCGTTCAACGTGCTGGTCAAGGAAATCCGTTCGCTGGGCCTGGACATGGAGCTGGAGCGTTCCTGA
- a CDS encoding LemA family protein produces the protein MWTTAIVLAVLVFWAVGAYNRLIRLRSAAIQAFAALDTHLLRGLALLQEYEAAAQTAVDSHAQAAVAAAGGQFAAALAVVRARPLDAGAAAALAAGAQVLDTAWQSLVHCAALQSEGVAPPALAPWVQQREQLALQSAPVQQQFNAAVAHYNAAVAQFPASLLAWLFDFKKAQTL, from the coding sequence ATGTGGACCACCGCAATCGTTCTGGCCGTGCTCGTGTTCTGGGCCGTGGGTGCCTACAACCGGCTGATTCGCCTGCGCTCGGCAGCCATTCAGGCGTTTGCAGCGCTGGACACGCATCTGCTGCGCGGGCTGGCGCTGCTGCAGGAATACGAGGCAGCAGCGCAAACCGCCGTGGACAGCCATGCCCAGGCCGCCGTGGCCGCTGCCGGCGGGCAGTTTGCCGCGGCGCTGGCGGTGGTGCGTGCCCGGCCGCTGGATGCCGGCGCGGCTGCGGCCCTGGCCGCTGGCGCCCAGGTGCTGGATACGGCATGGCAGTCGCTGGTGCACTGCGCCGCGCTGCAAAGCGAGGGTGTGGCGCCTCCGGCGCTGGCCCCATGGGTGCAGCAGCGCGAGCAGCTGGCGCTGCAAAGCGCGCCTGTGCAGCAGCAGTTCAACGCCGCCGTGGCGCACTACAACGCCGCGGTGGCGCAGTTCCCGGCCAGCCTGCTGGCCTGGCTGTTCGACTTCAAGAAAGCGCAGACGTTGTAA